CGACCTCACCGAAGTCGCTCGGACAGCAGGCATTTCACCGGAAACCCTGCGTAAGATCGAGACCGGCCGCCTCCCCTCCCCCGCCTTCGGCACCGTCGTCGCACTGAGCCTGGTCCTAGACCTGCCCCTGCAAGACCTCGCGGACACCTGGCGGGCAGCAGGCCTCGCCGAGTCGGCCTGAGTCCGCAACGGGCGTGCCCATTTCGCCCCAGCCCGGGGCGTGAGCAGCGATGAGCCGGACGCGGGTTGGCGACGATCGTAGGCCATGCGGCGAATCACTCCGCGAATCCGCCACCGTATCGGTGATGGGCTCGACCGAGTATCAGCAGTGAACAGTGCGACCAATCGGCGGTGGCGGGGCGCCGCGGGAAGGACACCTGTGACCGTCCATCACGGGGTCTGCGCGATGGCGAGGCCGACGGAACCGTCCGCGCCGCGAAACAGCTTGTGCAACTTGATGACCAGGGTGCCGATCAGTCCGTACTCGCGCGCGACGAGGTCGCGTAC
This genomic stretch from Nocardia brasiliensis ATCC 700358 harbors:
- a CDS encoding helix-turn-helix transcriptional regulator encodes the protein MVRLPLTPAQIDAGRRLGAALRAARAERDLTEVARTAGISPETLRKIETGRLPSPAFGTVVALSLVLDLPLQDLADTWRAAGLAESA